In Deinococcus maricopensis DSM 21211, one genomic interval encodes:
- a CDS encoding YkoP family protein produces the protein MRRRTLPLLLTALAAVTLPRLLHGPLGLGVVQGGHGGKSELALTFNGVPGTNLLAVLRAANVPATFFLKREEAHPELLAHLRAEGHQVALRGGTWRYAPMDGVTHVRPDGYTPLTVAHARRAHLTPTTPGVRVTSAAHALDRAEPGAVLTLPLDPTGLADTLQELRARGYTLHTVDALYGPRRGTPRAAVLRAWRATVDARFDRQKNLTPLTTRARALFRLGAAPYEGPSTVNAEGRLLPHGAPGAELHLHNGRFVAVADLSAITALRAIRDSLRDVAHAVQTDPRYADTQVVWALTLFHDVLGPLGFTSADMADPRQARLFAFGMDALRRLYGARATGRTILPKYIVMDRQTLLERYGQTRG, from the coding sequence ATGCGTCGCCGCACCCTCCCCCTGCTGCTCACCGCCCTCGCCGCCGTCACCCTGCCCCGGCTGCTGCACGGCCCACTCGGCCTGGGCGTCGTGCAGGGCGGCCACGGCGGCAAGAGCGAACTGGCCCTCACGTTCAACGGCGTGCCCGGCACGAACCTGCTCGCCGTCCTGCGCGCCGCGAACGTTCCCGCCACCTTCTTCCTGAAGCGCGAAGAGGCGCACCCGGAACTGCTCGCGCACCTGCGCGCCGAGGGGCACCAGGTGGCCCTGCGCGGCGGCACGTGGCGGTACGCCCCCATGGACGGCGTCACCCACGTCCGCCCGGACGGGTACACGCCGCTCACGGTCGCGCACGCCCGCCGCGCGCACCTTACGCCCACCACCCCGGGCGTACGGGTCACGTCCGCCGCGCACGCCCTGGACCGCGCGGAGCCCGGCGCCGTCCTCACGCTGCCCCTCGACCCGACTGGCCTCGCCGACACGCTGCAGGAACTCCGCGCGCGCGGCTACACGCTGCACACCGTCGACGCCCTGTACGGCCCGCGCCGCGGCACGCCCCGCGCCGCCGTGCTGCGCGCCTGGCGCGCCACCGTCGACGCGCGCTTCGACCGCCAAAAGAACCTCACGCCCCTGACGACGCGCGCCCGCGCGCTGTTCCGCCTCGGCGCCGCGCCCTACGAGGGCCCCAGCACCGTCAACGCCGAAGGGCGCCTCCTCCCGCACGGCGCGCCCGGTGCGGAACTGCACCTGCACAACGGCCGCTTCGTGGCCGTCGCGGACCTCAGCGCGATCACGGCCCTGCGCGCCATCCGCGACAGCCTCCGTGACGTCGCGCACGCCGTCCAGACCGACCCGCGCTACGCGGACACCCAGGTCGTGTGGGCGCTCACGCTCTTCCACGACGTGCTCGGCCCGCTCGGGTTCACCAGCGCCGACATGGCCGACCCACGCCAGGCGCGGCTGTTCGCCTTCGGCATGGACGCCCTGCGCCGCCTGTACGGCGCGCGCGCCACCGGCCGCACCATCCTGCCGAAGTACATCGTCATGGACCGCCAGACGCTGCTTGAACGCTACGGCCAGACCAGGGGCTGA
- the lepA gene encoding translation elongation factor 4, whose protein sequence is MNVRNFSIIAHVDHGKSTLADRILEKLGAMGERDKRDQTLDTLELERERGITIKSTPIRLNYTRPNGDTYVLNLIDTPGHVDFNYEVSRSLAACEGVLLLVDASQGVEAQTIVNAYLAIDSNLEIVPVVNKIDLPAADPEGAAQELEDVIGIPAEDAIFASGKSGIGIDDILEAVVERIPPPPGDPQAPLKALIFDSFYDAYQGVILFVRVLEGTIRAKDEMMLYHTGKSFGVDKVGTFSPGLIVGQSLQAGEVGWVAASIKDIHDAQVGDTITLKGNPTQEPFPGFKPAQPVVFSGLYPTNTEEYRKLREALEKLKLNDAAFTFEPETSEALGFGFRCGFLGLLHAEIIQERLEREYDLDLIATAPAVVYRLTLTNGEVFETQNPAEFPTRDRIEVIEEPYIKLSVMLPEEHVGPVMQLLQERRGVMQTMNYVGKRVELIYEVPFAEILYDFHDRLKSISRGYASMDYEIIGYREGDLVKVDIYVNQEIVDALAVIVHEDRAYGLGRKIVDRMADVIPRQMWAVPVQAAIGGKIIARATVKAFRKDVLAKCYGGDISRKKKLLDKQKKGKARMKQIGTVEVPQEAFLAVLSTDE, encoded by the coding sequence GTGAACGTTCGGAACTTCTCCATCATCGCCCACGTGGACCACGGCAAAAGCACGCTGGCGGACCGCATCCTGGAAAAACTGGGCGCGATGGGCGAGCGCGACAAGCGCGACCAGACGCTCGACACGCTCGAACTTGAGCGCGAGCGCGGCATCACCATCAAAAGCACCCCCATCCGCCTCAACTACACCCGCCCCAACGGCGACACGTACGTCCTGAACCTGATCGACACGCCCGGCCACGTCGACTTCAACTACGAGGTCAGCCGCAGCCTCGCCGCGTGTGAGGGCGTGTTGCTGCTGGTGGACGCGTCGCAGGGCGTCGAGGCGCAGACCATCGTGAACGCCTACCTCGCCATCGACAGCAACCTCGAGATCGTCCCGGTCGTGAACAAGATTGACCTGCCCGCCGCGGACCCCGAGGGCGCCGCGCAGGAACTTGAGGACGTCATCGGCATTCCCGCCGAGGACGCCATCTTCGCGTCCGGCAAGAGCGGCATCGGCATCGACGACATCCTCGAAGCGGTCGTGGAGCGCATCCCGCCCCCGCCCGGCGACCCGCAGGCGCCGCTCAAGGCGCTGATCTTCGATTCGTTCTACGACGCGTACCAGGGCGTGATCCTGTTCGTTCGGGTGCTGGAAGGCACCATCCGCGCGAAGGACGAGATGATGCTCTACCACACCGGCAAGTCCTTCGGCGTGGACAAGGTCGGCACCTTCTCACCCGGCCTGATCGTCGGTCAGAGCCTGCAGGCGGGCGAGGTCGGCTGGGTCGCCGCGAGCATCAAGGACATCCACGACGCGCAAGTCGGCGACACCATCACCCTCAAGGGCAACCCCACCCAGGAGCCGTTCCCGGGCTTCAAGCCCGCGCAGCCCGTGGTGTTCTCGGGGCTGTACCCCACCAACACTGAGGAGTACCGCAAGCTCCGCGAGGCCCTCGAGAAACTCAAACTCAACGACGCCGCGTTCACGTTCGAGCCGGAAACGTCCGAAGCGCTCGGCTTCGGGTTCCGCTGCGGCTTCCTGGGCCTGCTGCACGCCGAAATCATTCAGGAGCGCCTGGAACGCGAGTACGACCTTGACCTGATCGCCACCGCCCCGGCCGTCGTGTACCGCCTCACCCTCACCAACGGTGAGGTGTTCGAAACGCAGAACCCCGCCGAGTTCCCCACCCGCGACCGCATCGAGGTAATCGAGGAACCGTACATCAAGCTGAGCGTCATGCTGCCCGAGGAGCACGTCGGGCCGGTCATGCAGCTGCTGCAGGAACGCCGCGGCGTCATGCAGACCATGAACTACGTCGGCAAGCGCGTGGAGCTCATCTACGAGGTGCCGTTCGCGGAGATCCTGTACGACTTCCACGACCGCCTCAAGAGCATCAGCCGCGGCTACGCCAGCATGGACTACGAGATCATCGGCTACCGCGAGGGGGACCTCGTGAAGGTCGACATCTACGTGAACCAGGAAATCGTGGACGCCCTCGCGGTCATCGTGCACGAGGACCGCGCGTACGGCCTCGGGCGCAAGATCGTCGACCGGATGGCCGACGTCATCCCCCGCCAGATGTGGGCGGTGCCGGTGCAGGCCGCCATCGGCGGGAAGATCATCGCGCGCGCCACCGTGAAGGCCTTCCGCAAGGACGTCCTCGCGAAATGCTACGGCGGCGACATCAGCCGCAAGAAGAAACTGCTCGACAAGCAGAAGAAGGGCAAGGCCCGCATGAAGCAGATCGGCACGGTCGAAGTGCCGCAAGAAGCGTTCCTCGCGGTCCTCAGCACCGACGAGTAA
- a CDS encoding MBL fold metallo-hydrolase produces MTQQVPQVSVFGGTQLLRPDVIRVRLPMVNAYLIGPPGGDWVLIDAGMVLNTRLIRQAARQHHDERPPSAIVLTHGHLDHVGSLHALLRIWDVPVYAHPLELPYLTGQHPYPFPDPTVGGVMSALSPAFVPGPFDFRPNVRTLPADGSVPHLPGWRWLHTPGHSPGHVSLWRAQDRTLIAGDAFVTTRQETVNGALRLRPMRVHRPPAYYTPNWDAARESVRVLARLHPDTAATGHGHPMSGERMARALTRLARDFDQIGRPERGWYLRHPVPIALPTTRLTAPTLRRAALLGVALLGAGALLFRRGGRAHPA; encoded by the coding sequence ATGACCCAGCAAGTCCCGCAAGTGTCCGTATTCGGCGGCACCCAGCTGCTCCGCCCGGACGTGATCCGCGTGCGCCTCCCCATGGTGAACGCCTACCTGATCGGCCCGCCCGGCGGAGACTGGGTGCTCATTGACGCCGGCATGGTCCTGAACACCCGCCTGATCCGCCAGGCCGCCCGGCAGCACCACGACGAACGCCCGCCGAGCGCCATCGTCCTCACGCACGGGCACCTCGACCACGTCGGTTCCCTGCACGCCCTGCTGCGCATCTGGGACGTGCCCGTATACGCCCACCCGCTCGAACTGCCGTACCTGACCGGGCAGCACCCCTACCCGTTCCCGGACCCCACCGTCGGGGGCGTCATGAGCGCCCTGTCCCCCGCGTTCGTGCCTGGCCCGTTCGACTTCCGCCCGAACGTCCGCACCCTCCCCGCCGACGGCAGCGTCCCGCACCTGCCCGGCTGGCGCTGGCTGCACACGCCCGGCCACTCGCCCGGCCACGTGTCCCTGTGGCGCGCGCAGGACCGCACCCTCATCGCCGGGGACGCGTTCGTCACCACCCGGCAGGAAACCGTGAACGGCGCGCTGCGCCTGCGGCCCATGCGCGTGCACCGCCCGCCCGCGTACTACACCCCCAACTGGGACGCCGCGCGCGAAAGTGTCCGCGTCCTCGCGCGCCTGCACCCGGACACCGCCGCCACCGGCCACGGCCACCCCATGAGCGGCGAACGCATGGCCCGCGCGCTCACGCGCCTCGCCCGTGACTTCGACCAGATCGGCCGACCCGAACGCGGCTGGTACCTGCGGCACCCCGTGCCCATCGCGCTGCCCACCACGCGCCTCACCGCGCCCACGCTGCGCCGCGCCGCGCTGCTCGGCGTCGCCCTCCTGGGCGCGGGCGCGCTGCTCTTCCGGCGCGGCGGGCGCGCCCATCCCGCGTAG
- a CDS encoding sensor histidine kinase, whose protein sequence is MRPFHSLRAQVTLVVFLTAFIPNVAVSLTLGLFHLDGRLLAWLALVGLISGVSAYIVTGALLRPALRLRAEVDAGTFAASLPDDPSEVQALRSAFTRLVARVHAEQARRAAFMATLVHDLKTPLIATGHLAGVLASPDLPPAERTHLVREMQAETDRLLALVQQMSDAHRFEREDVHLNRAPTDLRALAERVATRARQSAPRLTVTVTGDAHAHIDARVLERAALNLTDNAVRYATRTVTLHVTPHHLCVTDDGPGLSAPLSTLAQPFNAQPTTIAGHQYTAGTAGLGLYIARRIAEAHGGTLAYTHDDTGTHFTLSWAEETA, encoded by the coding sequence GTGCGGCCCTTCCACTCCCTGCGGGCGCAAGTGACGCTGGTGGTGTTCCTCACGGCGTTCATCCCGAACGTCGCCGTGTCCCTCACGCTCGGCCTGTTCCACTTAGACGGCCGCCTGCTCGCCTGGCTCGCCCTCGTCGGCCTCATCAGCGGCGTCAGCGCGTACATCGTCACCGGCGCGCTCCTGCGCCCCGCCCTGCGCCTCCGCGCCGAAGTCGACGCCGGCACGTTCGCCGCGAGCCTCCCCGACGACCCCAGCGAAGTGCAGGCCCTGCGCAGCGCCTTCACCCGCCTCGTCGCGCGCGTCCACGCCGAACAGGCCCGCCGCGCCGCCTTCATGGCCACCCTCGTCCACGACCTCAAAACGCCCCTGATCGCCACCGGGCACCTCGCCGGCGTACTCGCTAGCCCCGACCTGCCCCCCGCTGAACGCACCCACCTCGTCCGCGAAATGCAGGCCGAAACGGACCGCCTCCTCGCGCTCGTGCAGCAGATGAGCGACGCGCACCGCTTCGAACGCGAAGACGTCCACCTCAACCGCGCGCCCACCGACCTGCGCGCCCTCGCCGAGCGCGTCGCCACCCGCGCCCGCCAGAGCGCCCCCCGCCTCACCGTCACCGTCACCGGCGACGCCCACGCTCACATCGACGCGCGCGTCCTCGAACGCGCCGCCCTGAACCTCACCGACAACGCCGTCCGCTACGCCACCCGCACCGTCACCCTGCACGTCACCCCGCACCACCTGTGCGTCACCGACGACGGTCCTGGCCTCAGCGCCCCCCTCAGCACCCTCGCGCAACCCTTCAACGCGCAACCCACCACCATCGCCGGGCACCAGTACACCGCCGGCACCGCCGGCCTCGGCCTGTACATCGCCCGCCGCATCGCCGAAGCGCACGGCGGCACCCTCGCCTACACCCACGACGACACCGGCACGCACTTCACGCTCAGCTGGGCGGAGGAAACCGCATGA
- a CDS encoding GGDEF domain-containing protein: MNRRVRAFLQGGGRVRWHLVTLLIASALVLLAYVAREGLYQFAPGSAPFMMFFASIAASAYARSAWGGVYSTLLSGLVVLLTSTQGQAQSELTFALFALQGGIITAFAARMHGLNQRLRSSLREVRSMNEALGDLQAELSIAAFSDPLTRLGNRRAFDEDFHGTCQAALSGQHPFSVALIDLDGLKQINDAEGHLRGDALIKTFAACLQSALPADARVYRFGGDEFAIIWPGLTTANARLATESVAQAARFTRDLGFPAAGASVGVACIPDEARAESDALRLSDSRLYQHKRGRRTPEPDRDAFLRPAHA, translated from the coding sequence ATGAATCGACGCGTGCGCGCATTCCTCCAAGGTGGCGGCAGGGTGCGCTGGCACCTCGTCACCCTTCTGATCGCGTCCGCGCTGGTCCTGCTCGCGTATGTCGCCCGGGAGGGCCTCTACCAGTTCGCGCCGGGCAGCGCGCCGTTCATGATGTTCTTCGCGTCCATCGCCGCGAGCGCCTACGCCCGCAGCGCCTGGGGCGGCGTGTACTCCACCCTGCTCAGCGGCCTCGTGGTGCTCCTCACCAGCACCCAGGGGCAGGCGCAGTCGGAACTCACGTTCGCGCTGTTCGCCCTGCAGGGCGGCATCATCACCGCCTTCGCTGCGCGCATGCACGGCCTCAACCAGCGCCTGCGCAGCAGCCTCCGCGAAGTCCGGAGCATGAACGAGGCGCTCGGCGACCTGCAGGCGGAACTCAGCATCGCCGCGTTCAGCGACCCGCTCACGCGCCTCGGCAACCGCCGCGCCTTCGACGAGGACTTCCACGGCACCTGCCAGGCGGCCCTCAGCGGCCAGCACCCCTTCAGCGTCGCCCTCATCGACCTCGACGGCCTCAAGCAGATCAACGACGCCGAAGGGCACCTGCGCGGCGACGCCCTCATCAAAACGTTCGCTGCGTGCCTCCAGAGCGCCCTCCCCGCCGACGCGCGCGTGTACCGCTTCGGCGGCGACGAGTTCGCGATCATCTGGCCGGGCCTCACCACCGCGAACGCCCGCCTCGCCACCGAAAGCGTCGCGCAGGCCGCGCGGTTCACCCGCGACCTCGGCTTCCCGGCCGCGGGCGCCAGTGTCGGCGTCGCGTGCATCCCCGACGAAGCCCGCGCCGAATCCGACGCGCTGCGCCTCAGCGACAGCCGCCTCTACCAGCACAAACGCGGCCGCCGCACCCCCGAACCCGACCGCGACGCCTTCCTGCGCCCCGCCCACGCCTGA
- a CDS encoding response regulator transcription factor, with the protein MNVLIADDHPLFRMGLRYALTAQGFTVIAEAADGHAALQLALTHRPDVALLDVKMPGLTGIEVAERLRTTAPGVLVALITTFQEPAIIQSARRAGARAYLSKETPPQDLARQLRALMDRPFDDHLPHVTVPTLTPREGDVLRLLADGQSNKEIARSLGVSPETVKEHLARMYVKLDAPDRVSALNKARTLGLIE; encoded by the coding sequence ATGAACGTCCTCATCGCCGACGACCACCCCCTCTTCCGCATGGGCCTGCGCTACGCCCTCACCGCGCAAGGCTTCACCGTTATCGCCGAAGCCGCCGACGGCCACGCCGCCCTGCAGCTTGCCCTCACGCACCGCCCCGACGTGGCCCTGCTCGACGTGAAAATGCCCGGCCTGACCGGCATCGAGGTCGCCGAACGCCTCCGCACCACCGCTCCCGGCGTCCTCGTCGCCCTGATCACAACCTTCCAGGAGCCCGCCATCATCCAGTCCGCGCGCCGCGCGGGCGCCCGCGCGTACCTCAGCAAGGAAACGCCCCCGCAGGACCTCGCGCGGCAACTGCGCGCCCTGATGGACCGCCCGTTCGACGACCACCTCCCACACGTGACGGTCCCCACGCTCACGCCCCGTGAAGGGGACGTGCTGCGCCTCCTCGCGGACGGCCAGAGCAATAAGGAAATCGCCCGCAGCCTCGGCGTCAGCCCCGAAACCGTCAAGGAGCACCTCGCGCGCATGTACGTGAAACTCGACGCGCCGGACCGCGTGAGCGCCCTCAACAAAGCCCGCACCCTCGGCCTCATCGAGTGA